One genomic segment of Tubulanus polymorphus chromosome 4, tnTubPoly1.2, whole genome shotgun sequence includes these proteins:
- the LOC141903347 gene encoding uncharacterized protein LOC141903347 codes for MALNAIHSQETILPQRTDEIDDMLMQIMEKSMCPCSNCPLDEQGYILAVAVVPALVPRDAAPLDEEQKLRDLQRFASYLRKTSWKFGFCGNDGVIALSVSDGLVHTSVGPIIREKLTRQCLQNADELTREMVQSGNHTAGLLSLLDQFRTYITDGSPCIVGQNMLKHENWPLEAILGMIFGCLSFFVVCVVTLTRFCSGAGSSSGGGSRARYYKNYMEQQNRASLKAKDEQKSFQTLDGSVDKSKLQQDQETATMLAMMLENNEAEKASVIKLETKPSCSEIIPFPV; via the exons ATGGCGTTAAATGCTATCCACTCGCAGGAGACAATTCTACCTCAACGAA ctgacgaaattgatgatatgCTAATGCAAATAATGGAAAAATCTATGTGTCCATGTTCAAACTGTCCACTTGATGAACAAGGTTATATACTGGCCGTAGCTGTTGTTCCAGCATTAGTACCCCGTGATGC AGCACCGCTCGATGAAGAACAGAAACTTCGGGATCTACAGCGATTCGCTTCCTATTTACGTAAAACCAGCTGGAAATTCGGATTCTGTGGAAACGATGGCGTGATTGCATTATCCGTATCCGACGGACTG GTTCACACGTCAGTTGGTCCGATTATACGTGAAAAATTGACGCGTCAATGCCTGCAGAATGCCGACGAATTGACGAGAGAGATGGTGCAAAGTGGCAATCATACAGCGGGACTCCTGTCGTTGTTAGATCAATTCAG AACTTACATCACAGACGGATCGCCGTGTATCGTTGGTCAAAATATGCTCAAGCATGAAAACTGGCCATTAGAGGCCATTTTAGGAATGATATTCGGTTGTCTATCATTTTTTGTCGTTTGTGTTGTTACGTTGACTCGGTTTTGTTCTGGCGCAGGGAGCAGCAGCGGCGGAGGATCGCGCGCGCGATATTACAAGAACTACATGGAACAACAGAATCGCGCTTCGTTGAAAGCGAAAGATGAACAAAAGTCGTTTCAAACGCTGGACGGTTCGGTGGATAAAAGTAAACTACAACAGGATCAGGAGACGGCGACAATGTTAGCCATGATGCTCGAAAATAACGAAGCGGAAAAAGCATCGGTGATTAAACTGGAAACTAAACCGTCGTGTTCTGAAATAATTCCGTTTCCTGTATAG